The following proteins are encoded in a genomic region of Helicobacter macacae MIT 99-5501:
- a CDS encoding tetratricopeptide repeat protein, with product MKRLVLVCGILASVVSIGMGAMDRDEWERARYNCFENEDKSACYALINDGLVSVEQCNKDNCGSAGAVYRIAGRYREAILYYEKAIALGDNRGYGTLGYTYDKLQDYYNAKKYYEIACNKGNGDLAQSEPCYNLGLMYANGKGVRQDYAKAAELYKKACDMKNANACYNIGVSYAKGQGVRQNSSTAKQYFGKACDLGEQVGCDNYKKYNELGVK from the coding sequence ATGAAAAGATTAGTGTTAGTGTGTGGGATTTTAGCAAGTGTGGTGAGTATAGGAATGGGAGCGATGGATCGTGATGAGTGGGAAAGGGCTAGATATAATTGCTTTGAAAATGAGGATAAAAGCGCGTGCTACGCACTTATAAACGATGGTTTGGTAAGTGTAGAACAGTGTAATAAGGATAATTGTGGCTCTGCGGGTGCTGTTTATCGTATAGCAGGGCGTTATAGAGAGGCGATTCTATACTATGAAAAAGCTATTGCTTTGGGGGATAATAGAGGATATGGAACATTAGGATATACTTATGATAAATTACAAGATTACTATAATGCAAAGAAATACTATGAAATTGCTTGCAATAAGGGTAATGGTGATTTAGCCCAATCAGAGCCTTGCTACAATTTAGGGTTAATGTATGCTAATGGAAAAGGCGTGCGCCAAGACTATGCAAAAGCAGCAGAACTCTACAAAAAAGCCTGTGATATGAAAAATGCTAATGCTTGCTATAATATAGGTGTGTCATATGCCAAAGGGCAAGGTGTGAGGCAAAATAGCTCCACTGCTAAGCAATACTTCGGCAAAGCTTGTGATTTGGGAGAACAAGTGGGGTGCGATAATTATAAAAAATACAATGAACTAGGAGTAAAATAA
- a CDS encoding pentapeptide repeat-containing protein yields the protein MPKRQICENLHFDSAKDKLILTIPSNHNSTINMRELCQIHYKYFPPNVIKKVGDTYIICKSLSISNGKSSEESKKCEIKARLCFSYIIFGEVDSKESLRIDFQHCEFHKRVYFTNCEFNGNVFFNHAVFERYADFHESIFNGVVSFYNAEFKYAPNFSTCVFQNLQATNFINVKIESLDFDKVKQFIKEYRIELKHNNQWESLKQDNNRCEIIKEHKIRYASNARDSFRTIKNVLIANNNLLDASTWHKLELYAKEHELKLQKPCLLTAPKKWCDLWQLKFYRHTSAHHTDLLKILSWFVVLVGGFATILFFTTDFYGLKIWWATFWGILASSLTLSIIFDKIKFFAILSSLSFIPLGWLLAWNPKYIFGVANLFGNDTNQSNILLNLILSLYSIAFILVIFSLQKTARKNSIIPN from the coding sequence ATGCCTAAGCGACAAATCTGCGAGAATCTGCACTTTGATTCTGCAAAAGATAAACTTATACTTACAATCCCAAGCAATCATAATAGCACCATAAATATGCGTGAGCTGTGTCAAATACATTATAAATATTTCCCGCCAAATGTCATCAAAAAAGTAGGCGATACATATATCATCTGCAAATCGTTAAGCATAAGCAATGGCAAATCTAGCGAGGAATCCAAAAAATGTGAGATTAAAGCTAGGCTATGCTTTAGCTATATCATTTTTGGCGAAGTGGATTCTAAAGAGTCTCTGCGCATAGACTTTCAGCATTGCGAATTCCACAAAAGGGTGTATTTCACAAATTGTGAGTTTAATGGCAATGTGTTTTTTAACCACGCAGTTTTTGAGAGATACGCGGATTTCCACGAGAGTATATTTAATGGTGTGGTGTCATTTTATAATGCAGAGTTTAAATATGCGCCAAACTTCTCTACTTGTGTATTCCAAAACCTCCAAGCTACAAACTTTATCAATGTGAAAATAGAGAGTTTAGATTTTGACAAAGTGAAGCAGTTTATCAAAGAATATAGAATCGAATTAAAGCATAATAATCAATGGGAATCATTAAAACAAGATAACAATCGTTGCGAGATAATCAAAGAGCATAAAATCCGCTATGCAAGCAATGCTCGCGATTCATTTCGCACGATAAAAAATGTGCTCATTGCAAATAATAATTTGCTAGATGCTTCTACTTGGCATAAGTTAGAGCTGTATGCCAAAGAACACGAGCTAAAGCTACAAAAGCCTTGCTTACTCACAGCACCAAAGAAATGGTGTGATTTATGGCAACTAAAATTCTATCGCCACACTTCAGCGCACCATACGGATTTGCTAAAGATTCTCTCTTGGTTTGTTGTCTTGGTGGGAGGATTTGCGACAATTTTATTTTTTACGACAGATTTTTATGGACTAAAAATATGGTGGGCTACATTTTGGGGTATTTTAGCCTCCTCATTGACTTTGTCCATTATTTTTGACAAAATCAAGTTTTTTGCAATCCTTTCATCACTAAGCTTTATCCCTTTGGGTTGGCTTTTAGCTTGGAATCCAAAATATATCTTTGGTGTGGCAAATCTCTTTGGAAATGACACAAACCAAAGCAACATATTGCTTAACTTGATTTTATCACTTTATAGCATTGCTTTTATCCTAGTGATTTTCTCTCTACAAAAAACCGCGCGTAAAAATTCCATAATCCCAAACTAA
- a CDS encoding tetratricopeptide repeat protein has translation MRKLVLVFGILASVVSVSMGAMSKEEWDRGWHNCFENRDKSACQALINNGLPSAEECPKNPKSVCSIYGVIYYTAGYYHEAIPYFEKAIALGDNSGYDVLGATYDKLQDYYNAKKYLEIGCNKGNGDLDQAGSCYNLGYMYANGKGVRQDYAKAAELWKKACDMKYGFACNNLGVLYGKGQGVRQNRSTAKQYYGKACDLGNQVGCDNYKLLNSQGVR, from the coding sequence ATGAGAAAATTGGTGCTAGTATTTGGAATCTTAGCAAGTGTAGTAAGTGTAAGTATGGGTGCGATGAGTAAGGAGGAATGGGATAGGGGGTGGCATAATTGCTTTGAAAATCGGGATAAAAGTGCGTGTCAAGCACTTATCAACAATGGCTTACCAAGTGCAGAAGAGTGTCCTAAAAATCCTAAAAGTGTTTGTAGCATTTATGGGGTTATTTATTATACAGCAGGGTATTATCACGAAGCGATTCCCTACTTTGAAAAAGCTATTGCTTTAGGAGATAATAGTGGATATGATGTGTTGGGAGCAACTTATGATAAGTTGCAAGACTACTATAATGCAAAGAAATACCTTGAAATAGGGTGCAATAAAGGTAATGGAGATTTAGACCAAGCAGGGAGTTGCTACAATCTAGGGTATATGTATGCTAATGGAAAAGGTGTGCGACAAGACTATGCAAAAGCAGCAGAACTGTGGAAAAAAGCCTGTGATATGAAATATGGTTTTGCTTGCAATAATCTAGGTGTGTTATATGGCAAAGGACAAGGAGTAAGGCAAAATCGCTCCACCGCTAAGCAATACTATGGCAAAGCCTGTGATTTGGGAAACCAAGTAGGATGTGATAATTATAAATTACTCAACAGTCAAGGAGTGCGCTAA